In Methanotorris formicicus Mc-S-70, the genomic stretch TATGCCATTGTCATTGAACCAGAGGCAGTTCCATAAACCTTTTTTGGATTGCCTTTTATTCCCTTTGGCAGTTTTTGGAAGAATAAACTTATATCCTGCCCATTCATTTGCATAGTTCCTGTTGTCGCCTTTGAAACCTTGTTTGTTGTTATTATATACTCTCTCCCATCGCCTATAAGATGATCATCCTGCCCGCTCTCTATCGCCTCTAAAAGCGTTGATTTTCCTTGTGTATTCCTCCCTGTTATAATAAATATCTCTCTCTTTTTAATTCCAAGACCAGTTATAACATTTCCATCAAACAACTCCACTTCTATTGGATTTAGTTCCATGGGGGTTTTAAATTCAACATTAACTCCTTTTTTAGGTCCTGCTATCCTATAATGTCTTCTTATTCTTGTATATTCCCTTGCTGGTTTTGAATTATCTCCAATAAAACAAACCAATCCTAATTCATCCAACCTATTCCTTAAATCTTTTTGATTAACTATGTTGAGAGTTTCTTTTTCAAGGTCTTTGTATGGAATTTTTTGGATAAATTCATTTAATTTTCCCGCCAGTTCATCGATTTCAGTTGCTATTGTTTTTGTATCTTTATCCTCAAAAATCATCCTCAAAAGTAAATGCAAATTTTCATTCTCTATGTGGTTGTATCTATCCGCCCTCCACAAATCACTACCGATATTTAAATCACAATTTGCCAATGTTATTGGCTCATATAATGCCTCATACCTCCTTGATAAACTGCCAGATAAAATAGAAAAGCCCCCTTTTCTTATTTGCTCTTTTATGCGTTTTATTATATATCCAGTTGATCCCTCTATGCCATATTTATTTAAACCCAAAAAATCCTCTCTCTTAAAAACAAACGGCAGGGTAACCTTTAACTTTCCATCTGCCTGCTTAGCAACATAAAATAGTTTATTTTTATTAGATTTTGTTAATTTTTTTCTATCCAAATGTTCTGTTTTTATCCCATTTATAATATCATCAATTAGGGAAAATTTGTTCTCCCCCATATATTTCACTCAAATAATTTATCTATGGTATCATTATCTATCTCAAATCTAAATTTCTTTGCTTTGTATATTCTTTTTGCCCTAACATCCTCTAAAACCAAATCACTCTCAACTAAGTTAGCGTCTTCCAATTTTTTTAAATGGGCATAAACAACAGGTCTCGATAGATTAAGTTCCTTTGCTAATTCATATATGTTCCAAGGTCTTTGATTTAATAAGTAGAGAATTTTAATCCTTATTGGATTTGATAAAGCATCGCCCATCTTCACAATTTTTCCCAATGAGAGTTTTTCTCCCTCATTAATTTTAAAATTCATAAAAATCACATTTTTACATTAGATTTATTCAATTTCTTCCCATTTTTTCTTTAGTTCTTTAACGGTTTCTTTTATCTCTTCAACATCCTTTTCCATTTTTACCAATCTCTCATTGTCGGCATTTGATTTTTTAAACATTTGATATGCCAACATTAAAATTATGACAATCATCAAAATCAGCAAAATATAATCAACTATAATCCCTCCTCCAAATAGATGGTTTCCAGCACTTTGCATTGAAACACCGTATCCATAAGGCATTCTACCACCACAAAAAATAATTTTAAAAATAAAATAATTATTTTATTTAAAATTTATTTATATATTATTTTTATGGTGTCAATCTTTGCCTGTCTCTTGGGAACATTACACACTCTCTTATGTTTTCTTGTCCTGTTAGAACCATTGTAAACCTATCTGCTCCAAGACCCCAACCAGCATGTGGCGGCATTCCATATTTAAATGCCTCTAAGTAGGAACCAAAGCCCTCTGGGTTCAATCCCTGATTTTTTATTCTCTCAACCAACAAATCATACAAGTGTATCCTCTGAGCCCCTGATGAAATCTCCAAATCCTTATACATCAAATCAAATGCTTTACATATTTTTGGGTCTTTTTCATTTGGCATTGTGTAGAATGGTCTTGTTTCAGTTGGCCAATCAACTATAAAGTAGAGGCCTCCCATCTCTTCTCCAATTGCCTTTTCTGCTGCCCTTGACAAATCATCTCCCCACTCCAATTCAACACCCTTTGCATTTGCAATATCTATTGCCTCATCGTAGGTTAATCTATCAAATCTCTCATTTGGAACTTCCAAATCAACGCCCAATAACTCCAATTCCTTCTTTCTATTTTCATAAATATCCATAAATGCATTATAGACAACTTTTTCAAGCATCTCCATAGCATCCCTATCATCACAAAATGCCATCTCAACATCAATAGATACCGCCTCGTTTAAGTGTCTTCTTGTGTTGTGTTCTTCCGCTCTAAATATTGATCCTATCTCAAATACTCTATCGAGTCCAGTTCCCATTAACATCTGCTTATATAACTGCGGACTCTGCCCTAAAAATGCCTCTTTTTCAAAGTAAGAAATTGGGAATAACTCTGTTCCTCCTTCTGTACAACTTGCCACAAGTTTTGGAGTGTTTACTTCAACA encodes the following:
- a CDS encoding P-loop domain-containing protein codes for the protein MGENKFSLIDDIINGIKTEHLDRKKLTKSNKNKLFYVAKQADGKLKVTLPFVFKREDFLGLNKYGIEGSTGYIIKRIKEQIRKGGFSILSGSLSRRYEALYEPITLANCDLNIGSDLWRADRYNHIENENLHLLLRMIFEDKDTKTIATEIDELAGKLNEFIQKIPYKDLEKETLNIVNQKDLRNRLDELGLVCFIGDNSKPAREYTRIRRHYRIAGPKKGVNVEFKTPMELNPIEVELFDGNVITGLGIKKREIFIITGRNTQGKSTLLEAIESGQDDHLIGDGREYIITTNKVSKATTGTMQMNGQDISLFFQKLPKGIKGNPKKVYGTASGSMTMAYQIQRALNAKMDLILIDEDNSAVNLLVSGLLSKWFEGVKSLAEIIMNEREKLTSSFIIVTSSLDLLTACGDRAIYLEDHEAKYLNLKHFNMELGKYYLNLGTELYGRKVK
- a CDS encoding ArsR/SmtB family transcription factor — encoded protein: MNFKINEGEKLSLGKIVKMGDALSNPIRIKILYLLNQRPWNIYELAKELNLSRPVVYAHLKKLEDANLVESDLVLEDVRAKRIYKAKKFRFEIDNDTIDKLFE
- the aspS gene encoding aspartate--tRNA(Asn) ligase — encoded protein: MLGDWRRTHYSSQITPEMDGEEVTIMGWAHAIRKLGKLIFIILRDREGTIQVVVPKQKVGEEIFKKAREIGKEDVIAIKGKVVANEKAPSGFEILPIEIRILNKAATPLPLDPAEKVSADIDTRLDNRFLDLRRPKIQAIFKIRSEMLKSVRKTFYENGFVEVNTPKLVASCTEGGTELFPISYFEKEAFLGQSPQLYKQMLMGTGLDRVFEIGSIFRAEEHNTRRHLNEAVSIDVEMAFCDDRDAMEMLEKVVYNAFMDIYENRKKELELLGVDLEVPNERFDRLTYDEAIDIANAKGVELEWGDDLSRAAEKAIGEEMGGLYFIVDWPTETRPFYTMPNEKDPKICKAFDLMYKDLEISSGAQRIHLYDLLVERIKNQGLNPEGFGSYLEAFKYGMPPHAGWGLGADRFTMVLTGQENIRECVMFPRDRQRLTP